A window of Candidatus Aegiribacteria sp. genomic DNA:
CCAATTGAATGGAGTAATGTTTTTTATATGGAGAATACAAGCTCAACAGAGATTTAGTGAGGCGTTAATTCCTTAACGTGTGTGTACGTAGAAATCGTGGCGATACCCTTACCCAGAGTTCTTATTTTACCTTTTGGGTGCGTTGCCCAAAAATACCCAAATTCTGCCGTACTTGCGACCTGCTACTGCCAAAACTTATATCGGATGAAGTAGAAGTAGGATTGTGAGGAGCAAATATGAATACTGAATGGGAAGAAACATTTAAAACTTGGGCTCAGGGTCCTGGAAAGACAGAACAGGAAAAATGCGACAATGCTGAATCAGCAATTAAAAAAGCTATTTCAGCACATCCCAGACTTTCTGGAATGGATATTTCTGTATTGGCCCAAGGCTCCTACCGTGCTCGTACGAACATCAGACTTGATAGTGACGTTGATATTTGTGTTCGCTTAAATTCAACTGCCTTTTTTGACTATCCACAAGGCAAAACATATAAAGATTATAACCGAGTGCCAAGCAGCATAACGTTCTCAGACTTTAAAGACCTCATCCAAGAAGCACTTATCGATAGATTTGGAGCAGGTTCTGTAAAACGTGGGAATAAAGCATTTGATGTTCATGCTAACACTTATCGAGTTGATGCAGATGTTGTACCGACTTATGAGTATCGTAGATATAATTCTGATGGCTCAAACAACTACATCCTTGGAGTTGCTTTTAAGACGGACGATGAAGTTCTAATAATAAACTGGCATGAACAAACATATCAAAACGGTGTGGAAAAAAATAAAACGACTGCAAGACGCTATAAAAGAGTAATACGAATTCTTAAGAATCTGAGAAATAAGATGCAGGAAGACAAGCTTTCGGCGGCTAATAATATCCCATCATTCTTAATCGAGTGTTTGGTTTGGAATGTCCCGAATGAAGATTTTAATAATGATTTATACACAACTGACGTTCGATGTGTTCTTGCCCATACCTTCAATAAAACACTCGATAATGATCAATGCAAGGAATGGGGTGAAGTAAACGAAATAAAGTATCTCTTTAGATCGAGCCAATATTGGACTCGTGAGCAAGCTCACAGTTTTTTATCTGCCGCATGGGATTACTTAGGATTTAAGTAGGTGTACAATATGGGTGGTATGAAAGACTTGAATGTGAAATCTTTCATTTTTCTTTTGGTAGTGGTTTCCGTGATAATATGGATCGCTATCCTATCCGTGACAAGTAATGAACTTAGAGTAAGTTGGACATCTCTAAAATATGTTCCTACGGTTGTTTCCATTGATGTCATGCTCTGGTTATTGTTTGCAAAATGGGGATGGAAAAACCAAATTTTTCAGAAATGGTTAGTTCCGTTCCCATGCTTGGAAGGGACATGGGAAGGCACAATTCAAACTACATGGACCGACTCAGAAACTAGAGATACTCCTGCGTCAATACCTGTCATATTGGTTATAAAGCAATCATTCATCTCCATTAGCTGTGTAATGCATAGTCAGGAGATGATAAGCCGAAGTTATACTGCAGATTTTTTAATTAGTCTTGAAAACAATTTAAAGAAAATCACCTATACTTACACAAGCAGCCCAAGGGTGAGTGTACGAAAAAGGAGTGTTGTCCATGATGGAACTGCACTTCTAGAGATTATCACAAATCCTTTCCGTGCACTTCGTGGAGAATACTGGACAAACAGGGAAAGTACTGGTGAAATTGACCTAAGGTTTAGAAGTAAAGAGTTACTACAAGGTTTCCCTGAAGATTTGACTTTACATGCCATAGAAGAAAGTTGGGTACAATCCTACAAAGATACAAAACCGGCGATGAAAAAGTAACGGATACGCTATCAGATCAGACCATTCATCGGTTTATAGTCTCCCATTTCTACAGCACTTTTAACCCAAAAATTTTGGGAAGTTGGAAAGGGGTAATAAAAAGGTGAACGGCATGAAACTTGGCAGACCATGAGGAGTCAGAAAAAGTAAACTTGATATCTCAGAGTCGAAATTGAACCGCTGATCAAGAATAGCTCTACCATCATACAACAAAGA
This region includes:
- a CDS encoding nucleotidyltransferase, coding for MNTEWEETFKTWAQGPGKTEQEKCDNAESAIKKAISAHPRLSGMDISVLAQGSYRARTNIRLDSDVDICVRLNSTAFFDYPQGKTYKDYNRVPSSITFSDFKDLIQEALIDRFGAGSVKRGNKAFDVHANTYRVDADVVPTYEYRRYNSDGSNNYILGVAFKTDDEVLIINWHEQTYQNGVEKNKTTARRYKRVIRILKNLRNKMQEDKLSAANNIPSFLIECLVWNVPNEDFNNDLYTTDVRCVLAHTFNKTLDNDQCKEWGEVNEIKYLFRSSQYWTREQAHSFLSAAWDYLGFK